A part of Acropora palmata chromosome 6, jaAcrPala1.3, whole genome shotgun sequence genomic DNA contains:
- the LOC141884153 gene encoding forkhead box protein O3-like, protein MDESVISEERRDNRPRSNTWPLPDPSEFTKSEREVDQTTNLKQLSEGPKKSSRKNAWGNLSYADLITQAIQSSAEQRLTLAQIYEWMVNTIPFFRDKGDSNSSAGWKNSIRHNLSLHSKFVRVQNEGNGKSSWWMVNPDAKTSKPNRRRSSSFDSAPKTEKRRGGRTKKPPIKEVDGESPSSPRLSVNRARDANRATSPGNVSPTNSSSSDSLLTIPESESPLPFTLGESFNRPRTSSNASTVSSLGGRLSPIPSHADELECEDHAPSNNFNMASTPNPAADEQLSQMANSMSLNSFAAVESNRLKLQPTILPSEPPHNDLSGMVVSNSLTQNITSSFDTAYNSGYLQPIQHPQQSLSPEGQLTQTISATRPLCANLRTFSPAPQQQPHFQRTFPNPQEISPRTNNPQTRVNDICRRDQEMEIHQAPENVYPNFQPSFSSGNPCVTGLLRNHQSYNFTDPYLQQQHQQVTPTPQMMPENGLNPLHCNPFSWMTNNNQFPSDLLELDQFTLDYKFHDCDIDSIICEEMKMGDGGFDINFDQFISQMPNVELRSGLF, encoded by the exons ATGGACGAGTCAGTTATTTCTGAAGAAAGACGAGACAACCGGCCTCGTTCAAATACATGGCCGCTACCCGACCCTTCGGAGTTTACAAAATCTGAACGCGAGGTTGATCAGACAACCAACTTAAAACAGCTCAGCGAAGGCCCCAAGAAAAGCTCGCGAAAAAATGCTTGGGGTAACTTATCCTATGCCGACCTGATAACCCAAGCTATCCAAAGCTCTGCAGAGCAACGTTTAACGCTGGCACAGATCTACGAATGGATGGTAAATACGATTCCTTTCTTTAGGGACAAGGGAGACAGTAATAGTTCCGCGGGTTGGAAG AATTCAATTCGTCACAACTTGTCTCTTCACAGTAAGTTTGTTAGGGTACAGAACGAGGGGAATGGAAAGAGTTCTTGGTGGATGGTAAACCCTGATGCTAAAACTAGCAAACCGAACCGGAGGCGCTCCAGCTCGTTTGACTCTGCTCCCAAAACAGAGAAGAGACGAGGAGGAAGGACTAAAAAGCCACCAATAAAAGAAGTAGACGGCGAGTCACCTTCAAGTCCACGACTGTCGGTCAATCGCGCACGCGATGCAAATCGAGCCACCTCTCCCGGGAACGTTTCGCCCACAAATAGCTCCAGTTCCGACTCGTTGCTTACTATTCCAGAGTCGGAGTCGCCGTTACCGTTTACTCTTGGGGAAAGTTTTAATAGGCCTCGAACTTCGTCCAATGCCTCGACTGTGAGCAGTCTTGGTGGTCGATTATCGCCGATTCCGTCTCATGCGGACGAACTCGAGTGCGAGGATCATGCACCTTCGAACAATTTCAATATGGCTAGTACACCCAACCCCGCGGCCGATGAGCAACTATCACAGATGGCTAATTCTATGAGTTTGAATTCGTTCGCCGCAGTCGAAAGTAATCGACTAAAGCTTCAACCGACGATACTTCCGTCTGAGCCACCACATAATGACCTGAGCGGCATGGTCGTTTCGAATAGCTTGACTCAGAACATTACGAGTAGCTTTGACACCGCTTACAATAGCGGATACTTACAGCCTATTCAACACCCACAACAGTCATTAAGTCCAGAGGGTCAACTCACTCAAACGATCTCAGCCACTCGACCGCTTTGCGCCAATTTGCGAACTTTTTCGCCAGCGCCGCAGCAGCAACCTCATTTTCAGAGGACATTTCCCAATCCACAAGAAATATCTCCTCGAACGAACAATCCCCAAACTCGTGTGAATGATATCTGCCGTCGTGATCAAGAGATGGAAATTCATCAGGCTCCAGAAAATGTTTATCCAAACTTTCAACCTTCTTTTTCGAGTGGAAATCCTTGTGTAACTGGACTTCTACGAAATCATCAAAGCTATAATTTCACCGACCCGTATCTCCAACAGCAGCATCAGCAAGTTACTCCGACGCCACAAATGATGCCAGAAAATGGATTGAATCCCTTGCACTGTAATCCTTTCAGCTGGATGACAAACAATAATCAATTTCCAAGCGATCTGTTAGAACTGGATCAATTTACCCTGGACTACAAGTTTCATGATTGCGATATCGACAGTATAATTTGCGAGGAGATGAAAATGGGGGATGGAGGGTTCGATATTAATTTCGATCAATTTATTAGTCAGATGCCTAATGTAGAATTGCGCTCTGGTCTTTTCTGA